A stretch of the Mustela nigripes isolate SB6536 chromosome X, MUSNIG.SB6536, whole genome shotgun sequence genome encodes the following:
- the ZXDA gene encoding zinc finger X-linked protein ZXDA, producing MESPRLLPAGGTRQSGGARSPAGASRFHGGPDPRAGQVPARRLLLLRGPQDGGPGRRHEEARTASRGRGPGPIPLAPRLDHAGGGDSDDFFLVLLDPAGGDVETTGAGQAAGPVWREEAEPVPQLQQGESGANPAGRRALGPGCQSAVPAPSPAENPIPAPGLGPAAAFTGTVTIHNQNLLLRFENGVLTLATPPPPAWEPGVAPAPQPGGLMAPQAGVPHAAQASDCPELPPDLLLAEPAEPAPAPAPEEEAKGRAAAESPPRRPLGPGPGVVLYLCPEAQCGQTFAKKHQLKVHLLTHSSSQGQRPFKCPLGGCGWTFTTSYKLKRHLQSHDKLRPFGCPAEGCGKSFTTVYNLKAHMKGHEQENSFKCEVCEESFPTQAKLSAHQRSHFEPERPYQCAFSGCKKTFITVSALFSHNRAHFREQELFSCSFPGCSKQYDKACRLKIHLRSHTGERPFLCDFDGCGWNFTSMSKLLRHKRKHEDDRRFMCPVEGCGKSFTRAEHLKGHSITHLGTKPFVCPVEGCCARFSARSSLYIHSKKHLQDVDTWKSRCPVSACNKLFTSKHSMKTHMAKRHNLGQDLLAQLEAANSLTPSSELTSQGQSDLSDAELVSLFSDVPGSSSAAVLDTALVNSGILTIDVASVSSTLAGSLPTNNNNSLGQAVDPRALMATSDLPQSLDTSLFFGTTASGFQQSPLDMDDVPSLSVGPLASLGSLAMKNSSQEPQALTPSSKLTVDTDALTPSSTLCENSVSELLPPTKAEWNVHPDSDFFGQEEETQFGFSNAAGNHGSQKETDLITVTGSSFLV from the coding sequence ATGGAAAGCCCGAGGCTGCTCCCGGCTGGTGGGACACGACAGAGCGGCGGTGCTCGCAGCCCCGCGGGCGCCAGCCGGTTCCACGGCGGCCCTGACCCGCGGGCTGGCCAGGTCCCCGCGCGCCGCCTCCTGCTGCTCCGGGGCCCCCAAGATGGCGGGCCCGGGAGGCGGCACGAGGAGGCCCGCACGGCCTCACGGGGCCGGGGCCCGGGCCCGATCCCGTTGGCCCCGAGGTTGGACCACGCTGGCGGCGGCGACAGCGATGACTTCTTCCTGGTGCTGCTGGACCCGGCGGGTGGCGACGTGGAGACCACGGGCGCCGGCCAGGCCGCGGGGCCTGTATGGAGGGAGGAGGCCGAGCCGGTCCCACAGCTCCAGCAGGGTGAGAGTGGCGCGAATCCCGCGGGCCGCCGGGCGCTAGGCCCTGGCTGCCAGTCCGCAGTCCCCGCCCCATCCCCGGCTGAGAACCCGATCCCCGCCCCAGGCCTGGGACCCGCCGCGGCCTTCACGGGCACGGTCACCATCCACAACCAAAACCTGCTGTTGCGCTTCGAGAACGGTGTCCTCACCCTGGCCACGCCCCCGCCGccagcctgggagcctggggtCGCGCCTGCCCCTCAGCCTGGGGGTCTGATGGCTCCGCAAGCCGGGGTCCCGCACGCCGCGCAGGCCAGCGACTGCCCAGAGCTGCCGCCCGACCTCCTGCTGGCCGAGCCGGCTGAACCGGCGCCGGCCCCAGCGCCTGAGGAGGAGGCAAAGGGCCGGGCCGCAGCCGAAAGTCCCCCCCGCAGGCCGCTGGGCCCAGGCCCGGGCGTGGTGCTGTACCTGTGTCCCGAGGCTCAGTGCGGACAAACTTTCGCCAAGAAGCACCAGCTGAAGGTGCACCTGCTGACTCACAGCAGCAGCCAGGGCCAGCGGCCCTTCAAGTGTCCCCTGGGCGGCTGTGGCTGGACTTTCACCACCTCCTACAAGCTCAAGAGGCACCTGCAGTCGCACGACAAACTGCGGCCCTTTGGCTGCCCTGCAGAGGGCTGTGGCAAGAGCTTCACCACAGTTTATAACCTCAAGGCACACATGAAGGGGCATGAGCAGGAGAACTCGTTCAAATGCGAGGTGTGCGAGGAGAGCTTCCCCACTCAGGCCAAACTCAGCGCCCACCAGCGCAGCCATTTCGAGCCCGAGAGGCCATACCAGTGCGCGTTTTCTGGCTGCAAGAAGACGTTTATCACAGTGAGTGCCCTGTTTTCCCATAACCGTGCCCATTTCAGGGAACAGGaacttttttcctgctcttttccTGGTTGCAGCAAACAGTACGACAAGGCTTGTCGCCTGAAAATTCACCTGCGGAGCCACACCGGTGAGAGACCTTTCCTTTGTGACTTTGACGGCTGTGGCTGGAACTTCACCAGCATGTCCAAGCTCTTAAGGCACAAAAGGAAGCACGAGGATGACCGGAGGTTCATGTGCCCTGTGGAAGGCTGTGGGAAATCTTTCACAAGGGCTGAGCATCTGAAAGGCCACAGCATAACCCACCTGGGCACAAAGCCATTTGTGTGCCCTGTGGAAGGCTGCTGTGCCAGGTTCTCTGCTCGCAGTAGTCTTTACATTCACTCCAAGAAACACTTGCAGGACGTGGACACTTGGAAAAGCCGTTGCCCAGTCTCTGCTTGTAATAAACTCTTCACATCCAAGCACAGCATGAAGACCCACATGGCCAAAAGGCACAACCTTGGCCAGGATCTCTTAGCTCAGCTAGAAGCTGCAAATTCTCTTACCCCCAGCAGTGAACTTACCAGCCAGGGACAGAGTGATCTCAGTGATGCAGAGCTAGTGTCTCTCTTCTCTGATGTGCCTGGCAGTAGTTCGGCTGCAGTGCTGGACACAGCATTGGTGAACTCTGGAATCTTAACTATTGATGTGGCTTCTGTGAGTTCAACTCTGGCAGGAAGCCTccctactaataataataattccttggGGCAGGCTGTGGACCCTCGGGCCTTGATGGCCACCAGCGACCTTCCTCAAAGTCTGGATACCTCTCTGTTTTTTGGAACGACAGCCTCTGGCTTTCAGCAGAGTCCCTTAGATATGGATGATGTTCCAAGTCTAAGTGTGGGGCCATTGGCATCTCTGGGCTCTTTGGCTATGAAAAACTCGAGTCAAGAGCCCCAAGCTTTGACCCCCAGCAGTAAGCTAACAGTGGACACAGATGCTCTGACTCCTTCAAGCACCCTTTGTGAAAACAGTGTCTCAGAACTACTGCCGCCAACCAAAGCAGAATGGAATGTACATCCTGACTCCGACTTCtttgggcaggaggaggaaaccCAGTTTGGCTTCTCCAATGCAGCAGGAAACCATGGTTCTCAGAAAGAAACAGATCTTATCACAGTGACTGGCAGCTCATTTTTGGTATGA